ACGTCCACGACCGGCAGGCCGTTCTCGTTCATCGAGATCGCGTCGAACGTGCACGCAACCGCGCAGTCACCGAGACCGGTGCAGCCCCAGGCGCAGCCTTTCCCACCACCACCCACCGCAACCGCCGCGGCGCAGCTGTTGATGCCGATGTACGACGCCTTCGGCGGAGCGACGTCGTGGCCGCCCGCGCACAGCAGCCGCGCCACCCGCTTCTCCGCCTCGCCGGCATCCACACCGAGATAGGCGGCGACATCGGTACGCATGTCCGGGCTCATCACGGTGCACTGCGCGGGTGTCACCACGCCGTCCACGGCCGCTTCCGCGAATGCACGGCAGCCGGGATAGCCGCACGCGCCGCAGTTCGCGCCGGGCAGCAGGTCGGTGACGCCGTCGATGCGCGGATCCTCCCAGACGTACAGGCGGCGCTGCGCGACGGCGATGATGACGCCGAAGGCGAGGCCGATGCCGCCGAGGATGGCGACGGAGGAGAGGATCAGGGCGGTACTCACATTGCCTCGCTGCCCGCACGGTCGAGGTCGGCGTTGCGCAGCAGCCATCCGGCCAGCTGGTCGGCCGGTGTAGCGGCGCTGTCCGATTCGGGCTGCGACGCCTGCTCGGCGCGCACGTGCGCGGCCAGGTCGCTCAGCTCGCGCAGCCACGCCACGTCCTCCGCCTGCCGGCGCGGGTTGTAGCGACCAACGGCCGGGAGCAGGACCGACTCGGGCAGGTGTTCCAGCTCGAGCCGCTGTGACAGCCGGCCGCCGCGCGACGGGTCATGACTGAAGCGCGCACTGCCGTCCGGCAGCACCGCGGCAATGCCGGCCCCGGCGAATTCGCCGAGTCGCGACACCGCGGTGGCGTCCGTGCACTGCATCACGAAGGTCTGCGGTGCGATCAG
This window of the Longimicrobiales bacterium genome carries:
- a CDS encoding (Fe-S)-binding protein yields the protein MSTALILSSVAILGGIGLAFGVIIAVAQRRLYVWEDPRIDGVTDLLPGANCGACGYPGCRAFAEAAVDGVVTPAQCTVMSPDMRTDVAAYLGVDAGEAEKRVARLLCAGGHDVAPPKASYIGINSCAAAVAVGGGGKGCAWGCTGLGDCAVACTFDAISMNENGLPVVDVEKCTACNDCVVACPLNLFTILPLDSHLLVQCRSLLSGDAATRVCAVACNACGRCVQDAAPGLIRMQSGLAVIDYEKIALEDEQAIARCPTGAIAWVEGGQFGMLTAGGVN